The Natranaerobius trueperi genome segment TACTATTACAGCACAAATTGTTTCTTTTGATTTAGGGATGTTTGCTCTTCCCGCTATTGGAGTTGGTGTAGCATTAAATTCATTTGCAAAACGCCGACTTAGAAAATATGTAGGAAGAGCTATTTTGGGTTTCGGTATTTTGTTTCTTGGTATGACCTTAATGAGTGATTCTCTTGAACCATTACAAGATAGCCCATACTTTCTTTCAATGATGAAAAATTTCGGTCAGTTTCCTTTATTAGGTGTCTTAGCTGGTGCTATCTTTACTGTTGCGGTTCAAAGTAGTAGTGCTTCAACAGGTGTAATAATTGCTTTGACTCTTCAGGATTTGTTAACTTTTGAATCAGGGATGGCTCTTATATTAGGTACAAATATAGGAACTTGTGTAACTGCTTTACTTGCAAGTATTGGTTCAAATTTAGCTGCTAAAAGAACTGCAGCTGCTCATGTAGTATTTAATACTGTTGGTACATTATTAATTTTAATCGTTTTAAGGCCTTTTTCCGAAATAGTAGTATTAACAGCAGATTCAGTCCCGCGTCAGGTAGCAAATGCACACACAATTTTTAATGTTGGAATGGGTTTATTATTTTTACCATTTACAAGTCAATTTGTTAGGTTAGTTACAAAGCTTGTTCCAGGTGAAGAAGATGCTCCAGAACAAGGTAGTAAATATTTAGATAAGAGGGTATTATCTACACCGAGTGTAGCAATATCTAATGCTCGTAAAGAAGTTATTCGAATGAGTAAAGTAGCTCATGAGATGGTGAGTGAAGCTTTTGAAGCCTTTTTATCAGGTGATTCTCGTAAAATGAAGTTAGTAGAACAAAAAGAAGAAGTAGTAGATCAGCTAGAGAAAGAGATTTCAATTTATTTATCTACCATTTCTTATAGTTCTTTAACAAAGAATCAAAGTAAACAGGTGACTGATCTATTAAATGCAATTAATGATATTGAACGAATAGGGGATCATAGTGAAAATTTGATTGATCTTACAAAGAGTACTATAGAAGATAACCTACCTTTTTCAGATACTGCAAAGAAAGAGTTAACGGATTTTCATGAAAAGCTTTCAGAAATGTATGGGATGGCTATTGATGCTTTTGAAAACGAAAACTACGAAAAAGCTCAAGAAGTAGTAGACTATGATGATGTAATAGATGAAATGGAAAAAATCCTTAGAAAACACCATATGTTAAGGTTAAATGAAAAACGTTGTCATCCCTCGTCTGGCGTGATATATTTAGATATTTTAAGTAATTTTGAACGTATTGGAGATCATTCCACAAATTTATGTGGAATAATTCTTGGTCGTGATTAGTAGACGGTACTTTCTTAAGGTGGTGTAAATAATGCGTGATAAGCCTAGTATTAAAGAGATTGAAAACCGTTTTACGGATTATAAACTTACTCCTCAAAGGAGAGCTGTGTTAGAAGTTTTTTTTGAAAATAGTGATCATCATCTTAGTGCAGAAGAAGTTTTACAGTTAGCACAAGAAAAAAATTCTGATATTGGTTTTGCAACAATATATAGAGCATTAGATTTATTAGAAGAACTAGAAATAATTCATAAAATGAACTTTGGAGATGGTAGAAGTCGTTATGAATTAACTCACACTGAAAAAGAACATCATCACCACCACTTAGTATGTTTAAAATGCGATGCAATTTTAGAAGTGAAAGATGATCTTCTTTTTAAATTAGAAGAAAATATTGAACGAGAACAAGAGTTTAAAATTTACGATCATAGACTTCAGTTTTATGGATACTGTAAAGACTGCCAGCAGAAGGGGGAGTAACTGATGGGAGTTGTAAGGTGTTTTAGATATGTTTTAGTATTTATTTTATGTTTGACTTTTTTTGGGACAAGCGTTGGTTTTACAGAGGATATTTCTAGTGAAGAAGATCTACCACAAGAAAATGATTTTGAAGAAGTTCCTCAAGATGTACCTGAAGAAACGCCCCAAGACATGGTTGATACAGAGATAATAAGGGGTAGTGTATTATCAGTAGAAGAACGAGTCGAAGATGAAGATAATTTTTTCACTGAATATCAATTGGCAGAAGTTGAGATTACTTCAGGCCCTAATGAAGGTGAAATACATGAAATAGAGAATCTATTAACCGACCACCCTTATTATGATATTCACTTAGAAGAAGGTGATGAAGTCCTTTTAATGGCAAGTTATGATAATTATAAGTTGATTCAATTAGATATTTATGATATTGCTCGTGACCATTATATTTATTATACGCTTGGTGCTTTTTTAGTCTTAATGGTGATTGTAGGTGGAGTCACAGGTTTAAAAACTATTCTCACTTTGGCATTCACTTTTTTTATGATTGTAAATGTCCTGCTTCCTTTAATATTAAGAGGATACAACCCTTTATGGTTAACTATTGCAATCAGCTCTTTTGTCGCTATAGTTACATTAGCCACTATAGGTGGATTAGGTAAAAAGACTTTGGTTGCTTTGTTTGGTACTGTAGGAGGTCTAATCGTCGCTGGAACACTAGCTTTATTTGTTGGGAACCGGGCTTCACTGACGGGTCTTTCAAGTGAAGAAGCTCAAATGCTTCACTTCGCAGAAACTGGAAGTATAGATTTGCAAGGGTTGTTATTTGCTGGTATTATCATAGGTGCATTAGGTGCGGTAATGGATATAGGTATGAGTATAGCTTCTTCTAGTTATGAAATAGTGCAAGCTAATCCACGCACAGATAGAAATCAGTTAATAAAATCTGGAATGAATGTAGGGAAAGATATCATGGGAACTATGGCAAATACTTTGGTATTAGCGTATACAGGTAGTGCTATGCCCCTATTACTATTATTATTAATGTACGACACTCCTCTAATTGAAATAATGAATATGGATTTAATGGCAACAGAAATTATTAGAGCTTTAGCAGGTTCTATAGGTTTAGTAGTTGTTATACCTTTGACTTCTGTAGCAGCAGGTTTTCTGTTCCTTTCCGATTCAGGGAAAAGGAGGAAAAGATAATTGACAACTAATTTAAATCTTTCCGAAAAATTACAAGATAAGTATCAAGAACTGTGGGTTAACTTAAAAGAAAAAGGAAGTGCTGTAGTTGCTTTTTCTGGAGGTGTAGATAGTACACTTCTTTTAAAAGTTACTAAAGATGTATTAAAAAATGATGTCTTAGCTGTAACTTCTGCATCAGAAACAATCCCAACAAGAGAATTAGAGCATGCTAAAGAATTAGCTGCAAAGATTGGGGTAAGTCATGAGATTATCTATACCAATGAATTAAAAAAAGAAGGTTTTCGTAAAAACTCACCCAATAGATGTTTTTATTGTAAACAAGAGCTGTTTACGGAGTTGTGGAAAATCGCAGCTAGAGAAGGTTATTCCCATGTATTAGATGGCTCTAATTACGACGATAGTGGTGACTTTCGTCCAGGACTAGAAGCTGCTTCACAGTTACAGGTAACGAGCCCACTAAAAGAGGCAGGTTTTACAAAACAAGATGTTCGTGACTTATCAAAAGAATTAGGACTTATAACTTGGAAAAAACCCGCAAAAGCATGTCTATCATCGCGATTTCCCTATGGAGAAGAACTTAGTGCAGATAAAATAAAGCAGGTTGAACGCGGTGAAGATGTGTTAGATGAACTTGGTTTTTCTCAATACAGGTTAAGAT includes the following:
- a CDS encoding Na/Pi cotransporter family protein; translation: MEQVFSVFAGLLGGLGLFIFGMQIMSEGMQKAAGDKLRNILEVLTKNPLVSMFTGIILTVLVQSSSTSTVMIVSFVNAGLIGLGQAAGTIFGANIGTTITAQIVSFDLGMFALPAIGVGVALNSFAKRRLRKYVGRAILGFGILFLGMTLMSDSLEPLQDSPYFLSMMKNFGQFPLLGVLAGAIFTVAVQSSSASTGVIIALTLQDLLTFESGMALILGTNIGTCVTALLASIGSNLAAKRTAAAHVVFNTVGTLLILIVLRPFSEIVVLTADSVPRQVANAHTIFNVGMGLLFLPFTSQFVRLVTKLVPGEEDAPEQGSKYLDKRVLSTPSVAISNARKEVIRMSKVAHEMVSEAFEAFLSGDSRKMKLVEQKEEVVDQLEKEISIYLSTISYSSLTKNQSKQVTDLLNAINDIERIGDHSENLIDLTKSTIEDNLPFSDTAKKELTDFHEKLSEMYGMAIDAFENENYEKAQEVVDYDDVIDEMEKILRKHHMLRLNEKRCHPSSGVIYLDILSNFERIGDHSTNLCGIILGRD
- a CDS encoding Fur family transcriptional regulator; translated protein: MRDKPSIKEIENRFTDYKLTPQRRAVLEVFFENSDHHLSAEEVLQLAQEKNSDIGFATIYRALDLLEELEIIHKMNFGDGRSRYELTHTEKEHHHHHLVCLKCDAILEVKDDLLFKLEENIEREQEFKIYDHRLQFYGYCKDCQQKGE
- a CDS encoding YibE/F family protein produces the protein MGVVRCFRYVLVFILCLTFFGTSVGFTEDISSEEDLPQENDFEEVPQDVPEETPQDMVDTEIIRGSVLSVEERVEDEDNFFTEYQLAEVEITSGPNEGEIHEIENLLTDHPYYDIHLEEGDEVLLMASYDNYKLIQLDIYDIARDHYIYYTLGAFLVLMVIVGGVTGLKTILTLAFTFFMIVNVLLPLILRGYNPLWLTIAISSFVAIVTLATIGGLGKKTLVALFGTVGGLIVAGTLALFVGNRASLTGLSSEEAQMLHFAETGSIDLQGLLFAGIIIGALGAVMDIGMSIASSSYEIVQANPRTDRNQLIKSGMNVGKDIMGTMANTLVLAYTGSAMPLLLLLLMYDTPLIEIMNMDLMATEIIRALAGSIGLVVVIPLTSVAAGFLFLSDSGKRRKR
- the larE gene encoding ATP-dependent sacrificial sulfur transferase LarE, producing MTTNLNLSEKLQDKYQELWVNLKEKGSAVVAFSGGVDSTLLLKVTKDVLKNDVLAVTSASETIPTRELEHAKELAAKIGVSHEIIYTNELKKEGFRKNSPNRCFYCKQELFTELWKIAAREGYSHVLDGSNYDDSGDFRPGLEAASQLQVTSPLKEAGFTKQDVRDLSKELGLITWKKPAKACLSSRFPYGEELSADKIKQVERGEDVLDELGFSQYRLRYHGEVARLELSLDELQLAIDSREKIITELKELGFKYITLDLDGYRTGSMNETL